From the genome of Papaver somniferum cultivar HN1 chromosome 2, ASM357369v1, whole genome shotgun sequence, one region includes:
- the LOC113353546 gene encoding cationic peroxidase 1-like, whose protein sequence is MADRSTNGFFYFFLAIVLVSMAAISSDALSTTFYDKACPEALPTIKKVVADAVNREGRMGASLLRLHFHDCFVNGCDGSVLLDSTSTIDGEKTALANNNSIRGFEVVDRIKSEVDRVCGYQVVSCADILAVAARDSVVQLGGQTWNVELGRRDSTTARRTDANNALPAPFMDLPALKTNFENAGLDETDLVALSGGHAIGLSQCTKFKVRIYNDSNIDTSFAANLKPMCPSSGGDTRLSPLDPTPTKFDTQYFRNLVKQRGLLHSDQALFNGVSTDALVRKYSTNAGAFAADFGKSMVKMGRNRPLEGNSGQIRLNCRRIN, encoded by the exons ATGGCTGATCGTAGTACTAATGGTTTCTTTTACTTCTTTCTTGCGATTGTTTTAGTGTCAATGGCAGCGATTTCCTCAGACGCACTCTCGACAACTTTCTATGATAAGGCTTGTCCAGAGGCTCTTCCAACCATTAAGAAAGTGGTTGCTGATGCGGTGAACCGTGAGGGTCGTATGGGTGCTTCTTTGCTTCGACTTCATTTCCATGATTGTTTCGTTAAT GGTTGTGACGGATCCGTTCTTCTTGATAGCACGTCAACCATTGATGGCGAGAAGACTGCACTTGCCAATAACAATTCAATAAGAGGATTTGAAGTAGTTGACAGAATCAAGTCAGAGGTGGACAGAGTCTGTGGTTACCAAGTTGTATCTTGTGCCGATATCTTGGCCGTCGCTGCTCGCGACTCTGTTGTCCAG TTAGGAGGACAGACATGGAATGTAGAACTAGGTCGAAGAGATTCAACCACAGCGAGAAGAACCGATGCCAACAATGCCTTACCAGCCCCTTTCATGGACCTCCCGGCTCTCAAAACCAACTTCGAAAATGCAGGTTTAGATGAAACAGATCTAGTTGCATTATCGGGTGGACATGCAATAGGACTCTCTCAGTGTACCAAGTTCAAAGTTCGAATCTACAATGATTCAAACATCGACACATCATTTGCTGCGAACCTAAAACCAATGTGCCCTTCCTCCGGCGGTGACACCAGACTTTCTCCATTAGATCCTACACCTACCAAATTCGATACACAGTACTTTAGAAATTTGGTGAAGCAAAGAGGATTACTACACTCGGATCAGGCTTTGTTTAACGGTGTATCAACTGATGCATTGGTCAGGAAATATAGTACTAATGCTGGTGCATTTGCAGCTGATTTCGGAAAGTCCATGGTCAAAATGGGAAGAAATAGGCCATTGGAAGGAAATTCTGGACAAATTCGTTTGAACTGCAGGAGGATTAATTAA
- the LOC113348061 gene encoding uncharacterized aarF domain-containing protein kinase 2-like: protein MTIYRFLTLGRNRGVGRLFLEQRNSCLVTKKHGAHVTVGLSSSIPRLYSQSSIPRLYSQHSSQRHLSYSFYKAKSNFCSSYTKNSLLSTSNNTVTHHAQVAWKRLYQICSYNGPSFPPINKIACAVSLALTRSPVIVPSIFALVLGNAAWTQRTWAAGHSEQFATSNSIYMHAQNGHLYLSSFLFSIFDGIMLLFRSMYLAILFSPSIAMAPFADCMGENFRKVWLRIVRVTLEKAGPAFIKWGQWAATRPDLFPRDLCTELSKLHTKAPAHSFAYTKKTIEKAFGRKLPEIFEDFEEEPVASGSIAQIHRATLRFRYPGQKSKPIVVAVKVRHPGVGESIRTDFAIINVVAKISNFIPALKWLRLDESVQQFAVFMMSQVDLAREAAQLSRFIYNFRHWKDVSFPKPLYPLVHPAVLVETFENGESVAAYVDENVGHERMKSALAHIGTHALLKMLLVDNFIHADMHPGNILVRVPKGKPSRKKLFKSRPHVIFLDVGMTAELSKSDRVNLLEFFKAVAVRDGRTAAECTLRLSKQQNCPNPKAFIEEVSKSFAFWGTPEGDIVHPADCMHHLLEQVRRHKVNVDGNVCTVMVTMLVLEGWQRKLDPDYDVMRTLQTLLFKKDWAESLVYTVEGLMAP, encoded by the exons ATGACCATTTACAG GTTTTTGACACTGGGAAGAAATAGAGGAGTTGGGCGCCTCTTTCTAGAGCAAAGAAACAGTTGCTTGGTGACGAAGAAGCATGGGGCTCATGTTACAGTTGGACTATCTTCCTCCATTCCTAGATTATACTCACAATCCTCTATTCCTAGATTATACTCACAACACAGCAGTCAAAGACATCTTTCATATTCATTTTATAAGGCCAAGTCAAATTTTTGTAGCAGTTACACAAAAAATTCTCTACTTTCGACCAGTAATAATACAGTGACACATCATGCTCAAGTTGCTTGGAAGAGGCTTTATCAGATATGTTCTTACAATGGGCCTTCATTCCCTCCCATAAATAAGATAGCTTGTGCTGTGAGCTTGGCATTGACCAGATCACCCGTTATAGTTCCTAGCATTTTTGCACTAGTTCTTGGAAATGCAGCATGGACACAAAGGACTTGGGCTGCCGGACACAGTGAGCAGTTTGCAACAAGTAATAGTATTTACATGCATGCGCAAAATGGGCATCTTTATTTGAGCTCATTTTTGTTCTCAATCTTTGACGGAATCATGTTATTATTCAGAAGCATGTATTTGGCAATTCTTTTTTCACCAAGCATAGCAATGGCTCCATTTGCGGATTGTATGGGTGAGAACTTTAGGAAAGTATGGCTTCGTATAGTACGTGTTACACTGGAAAAAGCAGGTCCAGCTTTTATAAAATGGGGACAATGGGCAGCTACAAGACCTGATCTCTTTCCTAGAGATCTCTGCACCGAGCTTTCAAAGCTTCACACCAAAGCCCCAGCTCATAGCTTTGCCTACACTAAAAAAACTATTGAAAAAGCATTTGGTCGTAAACTTCCGGAAATCTTTGAGGATTTTGAGGAGGAACCTGTTGCATCAGGAAGTATTGCCCAAATACATCGAGCTACTTTGAGATTTCGATACCCAGGTCAAAAGTCGAAGCCGATTGTGGTTGCTGTGAAAGTTAGACATCCTGGTGTTGGTGAATCAATTAGAACAGATTTTGCAATTATTAATGTGGTCGCCAAAATTTCGAACTTCATCCCCGCATTGAAGTGGTTGAGACTTGATGAAAGTGTACAACAGTTTGCTGTCTTTATGATGTCTCAAGTAGATCTTGCAAGAGAAGCAGCACAATTGAGTCGTTTTATTTACAATTTTCGACATTGGAAAGATGTCTCTTTCCCAAAGCCTTTATATCCTCTGGTGCATCCTGCTGTTTTAGTGGAGACTTTTGAGAATGGAGAAAGTGTTGCAGCATATGTTGATGAGAATGTAGGACATGAAAGAATGAAAAGTGCTCTTGCTCACATTGGTACTCATGCGCTTCTGAAGATGCTTTTG GTGGATAATTTTATCCATGCAGATATGCATCCCGGAAATATCCTTGTCCGGGTACCTAAAGGCAAGCCTTCTCGTAAGAAGCTCTTTAAATCGAGGCCTCATGTTATCTTCCTTGATGTTGGGATGACAGCTGAGCTCTCTAAGAGTGATAGAGTAAATTTATTGGAGTTCTTTAAGGCTGTTGCAGTTCGTGATGGCCGCACAGCTGCGGAGTGCACCTTGAGGTTATCAAAACAACAGAACTGTCCGAACCCAAAAGCCTTCATTGAG GAAGTGTCAAAGTCATTTGCTTTTTGGGGCACCCCGGAAGGTGATATAGTCCACCCTGCCGATTGCATGCATCATTTACTTGAGCAAGTTCGACGTCATAAAGTCAATGTTGATGGCAATGTTTGCACTGTGATGGTTACTATGTTGGTGCTCGAG GGATGGCAGCGGAAGCTTGATCCAGATTACGATGTTATGAGGACACTACAAACATTGCTATTCAAGAAGGACTGGGCAGAGTCACTTGTCTATACAGTCGAAGGACTCATGGCCCCTTAG